A window from Leptidea sinapis chromosome 11, ilLepSina1.1, whole genome shotgun sequence encodes these proteins:
- the LOC126966896 gene encoding uncharacterized protein LOC126966896 → MAVSRFQGKTKYVQETVEYDDDATQADSPPSQKRPKVGEYIANASSSPNSSQDIFTELQKNNWQATEVNGIPTRDFIYKRSPNVSNISSAPRFYPRLTGTIYFLGIKSSL, encoded by the exons atGGCAGTTAGTAGATTCCAAG ggaaaacaaaatatgtgcaagaaacagtggaatatgatgatgatgcgaCGCAAGCAGATAGCCCACCCTCACAAAAACGCCCAAAAGTAGGAG AATACATCGCGAACGCATCAAGCTCACCGAACTCATCGCAAGATATATTTACAgaactacaaaaaaataattggcaaGCAACTGAAGTAAATGGTATTCCTACTAGGgactttatttataaacgatCGCCAAACGTATCTAATATTAGCAGTGCCCCGCGGTTTTACCCACGTCTTACGGGAACCATTTACTTTTTAGGGATAAAAagtagcctatag